One Thermodesulfobacteriota bacterium DNA window includes the following coding sequences:
- a CDS encoding AMP-binding protein, with product MTEPETTIPKLIENRISKYSGKLLLQRRDGWSWKQITWLDFDRDIKNIACFLLDLDFNYGDAALVISANRTESLLSEFAIYHLGGVIIPIDRIKILDRIPAITRDYDVKFIFVEDAVGLNSILDISENLSNLKRVVIFSGTYGGKDGRVIQFKSLIKLGRLKRKQIEDDLKTISSSVLAESLACVFYNSDSEGEGGKKEVTHQNIIEALKGASEQLSYLSEEEQTYSYLPSVSPFEKLINYLAIYIGFRTVFAETREDFFENILEVKPTIIYETQSGLEEILSEHLGKNRIADPHQLKNELGGRANHIITDSLPRDEIKGLIRTAGINLIELPEINSLI from the coding sequence ATGACTGAACCTGAAACAACTATTCCCAAGCTCATAGAGAATCGAATCAGCAAATATAGTGGAAAGTTATTGTTACAGAGAAGAGATGGTTGGAGCTGGAAGCAAATAACCTGGCTTGATTTCGATAGAGACATAAAAAACATAGCTTGTTTTCTATTGGATTTGGATTTCAATTACGGTGACGCGGCTCTGGTGATTTCTGCGAATAGAACAGAATCACTCCTCAGTGAGTTTGCCATTTACCATCTGGGCGGAGTTATCATACCAATTGATAGAATTAAGATTTTAGATAGGATTCCTGCGATTACTAGGGATTATGATGTTAAGTTCATTTTTGTTGAGGATGCTGTCGGGTTAAACAGTATCTTAGATATCTCCGAGAATTTATCGAATTTGAAGAGGGTAGTAATTTTTTCTGGAACGTACGGTGGAAAGGATGGGAGGGTTATTCAATTTAAGAGTCTAATTAAATTAGGACGACTGAAAAGAAAACAGATTGAAGACGATTTAAAAACAATTTCTAGCAGTGTGTTAGCAGAAAGTTTAGCCTGCGTATTTTACAATTCTGATTCGGAAGGAGAGGGTGGAAAGAAGGAAGTTACTCATCAAAATATTATCGAGGCACTTAAGGGGGCTTCTGAACAACTCTCTTATTTAAGCGAAGAAGAACAAACATACTCGTATTTACCGTCAGTCAGTCCGTTTGAAAAGTTAATAAACTATCTTGCCATTTATATCGGCTTTAGAACGGTTTTTGCAGAGACAAGAGAAGATTTTTTTGAAAACATACTTGAAGTGAAACCAACCATAATTTATGAAACGCAAAGTGGACTTGAAGAGATACTCTCAGAACATTTAGGAAAGAACAGAATTGCCGATCCTCATCAATTAAAGAACGAACTCGGTGGCAGGGCTAATCATATCATCACTGATTCACTACCAAGAGATGAGATAAAAGGACTGATTCGAACTGCCGGGATAAATTTGATCGAATTACCAGAGATAAACAGTCTAATTTGA
- a CDS encoding NAD-dependent deacetylase, whose protein sequence is MEKDVDVVETVTNWIKESKKIIVLTGAELSIESGLPDFSDPRLNPHIREFRENRDVRAQYWKKIREIYPRLSKAEPNPAHEALVELEMFGNLDCIFTEATDGLHHKAGSSVVIELHGTMLWITCTSCGKDYPLEWIQDVLDKGKDIPECEQCGKDILKPPISFPGQPLPHWEVREAWMRLRNCDLLLVVGASLDVSPISSFPTLASQGGARVVIIGERQSPEDDYADAVIYGKPSQVLPSLVAKLKKGIALA, encoded by the coding sequence ATGGAAAAAGATGTAGATGTAGTTGAAACGGTAACCAACTGGATCAAGGAATCGAAAAAAATCATTGTTCTTACAGGGGCTGAACTCTCAATCGAATCCGGATTGCCAGATTTTTCGGATCCTAGGCTAAATCCTCATATAAGAGAATTTCGTGAAAATAGAGACGTAAGGGCTCAATACTGGAAGAAAATTAGGGAGATCTATCCTAGACTCTCAAAAGCGGAACCAAATCCCGCGCACGAAGCATTGGTGGAGCTCGAGATGTTTGGGAACCTCGATTGTATATTCACAGAGGCCACAGATGGACTACATCATAAAGCAGGCAGTTCTGTAGTTATTGAGCTTCATGGTACAATGTTATGGATTACATGCACAAGTTGCGGAAAGGACTATCCCTTGGAATGGATTCAAGATGTTCTCGACAAAGGAAAAGATATACCGGAGTGCGAGCAATGTGGCAAAGACATTTTAAAGCCGCCGATTTCATTCCCCGGCCAACCACTCCCCCATTGGGAAGTTAGAGAAGCCTGGATGAGGCTTCGTAACTGTGATCTCCTTCTGGTTGTAGGAGCATCTCTAGACGTTTCACCAATTTCATCATTTCCAACACTTGCTTCTCAAGGTGGTGCACGAGTTGTGATTATAGGCGAGAGGCAGAGCCCTGAGGATGATTATGCAGATGCAGTTATCTATGGAAAACCTAGCCAGGTTCTTCCATCCCTCGTTGCTAAATTAAAAAAAGGTATAGCACTAGCTTAG
- a CDS encoding DUF971 domain-containing protein produces MKPKPKEISEFSDTTLMIVWDDGHESLYLYEDLRNACPCASCSDLRKSGGKGKSTFKKTIPIGVKSTHISPHEIEDIGLYAIRFKWNDGHETGIYTFEFLRELCTCDECKPVA; encoded by the coding sequence ATGAAACCCAAACCAAAAGAGATATCTGAATTCAGTGACACCACCCTGATGATAGTATGGGATGATGGACACGAAAGTTTATACCTTTATGAAGATCTTAGAAATGCTTGTCCATGTGCGTCCTGCAGTGATTTAAGGAAGTCAGGCGGTAAGGGTAAATCCACATTTAAAAAGACAATCCCAATTGGAGTAAAATCAACACACATAAGTCCACATGAAATTGAGGATATAGGTCTCTACGCAATCAGGTTTAAATGGAACGACGGGCATGAAACCGGAATATACACGTTCGAGTTTCTAAGAGAGCTGTGTACAT
- a CDS encoding ATP synthase F0 subunit C, translating to MKNLVSKFNNIQLEGGVQMKKVLSFVTVVGLAVLAAFVPDVMAQEAAEAGGQLGELAKLGLAIGSGLGIGIAAGIGGIGQGRATAAALSGIARNPGAASKIQTPMIIGLALIESLVIYALAITFLLQSKI from the coding sequence ATGAAAAATTTGGTTTCTAAGTTCAATAACATTCAACTCGAAGGAGGTGTTCAGATGAAAAAGGTTCTGTCGTTTGTCACGGTTGTGGGGCTTGCTGTTTTGGCTGCCTTTGTTCCGGATGTTATGGCCCAGGAGGCTGCTGAGGCCGGCGGACAGCTGGGAGAGCTCGCCAAGCTAGGTCTTGCTATCGGAAGCGGTCTTGGAATTGGAATTGCTGCAGGAATAGGCGGGATAGGTCAGGGAAGGGCGACAGCAGCCGCCTTAAGCGGAATTGCAAGAAATCCCGGAGCAGCCTCAAAGATACAGACACCCATGATCATAGGTCTTGCTCTGATAGAGTCTCTGGTTATATATGCCCTGGCGATCACCTTTTTGCTTCAGTCCAAAATCTAG
- a CDS encoding CCA tRNA nucleotidyltransferase, with protein MAKGIVGQLKSAGFKAFLVGGCVRDIAMGIPPQEYDIATSATPQDVMKIFPSTVPVGVSFGVVLVLEGNNKFEVASFRKEEKYTDGRHPDRVVYSTDEKEDVMRRDFTINGMLYEPFEETVIDLIGGLDDIKRRVIKTIGEPDDRFKEDKLRMLRAIRFGAGLDFVIEQDTFLSIKSLAPLISQVSKERIRDEIIKIITQSHPGNGLRLLRESKLLRYILPEVEKMNGVPQPPEFHPEGDVFNHTCIILDKLYEITGGDNSPELAMGALLHDIGKPDTYTVTDRIRFNGHDRIGARMAKNICKDLKFSKKQIEIITSLVKEHLKFKDVFKMREATIKRFLGMSNFDDHFKLHLADCLASHGSTEAYDFIVKKLKDYKKEELKPKPLLNGYDLIDMGYPRGPLYSKILGSLEEAQLEGTVTNREDAKSFILKEFPLEIFMRYSKEIED; from the coding sequence ATGGCAAAAGGTATAGTTGGACAGTTGAAAAGCGCAGGTTTTAAGGCCTTCCTAGTAGGAGGGTGTGTAAGGGATATCGCGATGGGTATTCCACCGCAAGAATACGATATCGCCACTAGTGCGACTCCTCAGGATGTTATGAAAATTTTCCCCAGCACAGTACCGGTTGGTGTCAGTTTTGGTGTTGTTCTGGTGCTTGAAGGGAATAACAAATTTGAGGTTGCTTCATTCAGAAAAGAAGAAAAATATACAGACGGCAGACACCCCGACCGCGTAGTCTACAGCACAGATGAGAAAGAGGATGTGATGAGAAGGGACTTTACGATCAATGGAATGCTTTACGAACCTTTCGAAGAGACGGTAATTGACCTTATAGGCGGCTTAGATGACATAAAAAGAAGGGTAATTAAGACAATCGGGGAACCTGATGACAGATTTAAAGAAGATAAACTTCGAATGCTTAGAGCAATTCGCTTTGGAGCAGGGCTAGATTTTGTGATTGAACAAGATACATTTCTCTCAATTAAATCATTGGCTCCGTTGATATCTCAGGTGAGTAAAGAGCGTATAAGAGATGAGATTATAAAGATAATAACTCAAAGCCACCCCGGCAACGGCCTGAGACTCCTTAGAGAATCAAAACTCTTAAGATATATTCTTCCAGAAGTTGAGAAAATGAACGGTGTTCCTCAACCGCCGGAATTTCATCCTGAAGGCGATGTCTTTAACCATACCTGTATAATACTAGACAAGCTTTACGAAATCACTGGAGGGGACAATTCCCCCGAGTTAGCCATGGGTGCTCTTCTCCACGACATTGGAAAACCGGATACATACACCGTTACCGATAGAATCAGGTTTAATGGCCATGATAGAATCGGTGCGCGGATGGCAAAGAACATTTGCAAAGATCTTAAGTTTTCAAAGAAACAAATCGAAATCATAACATCCCTAGTTAAAGAGCATTTAAAGTTCAAAGACGTTTTTAAGATGAGAGAGGCCACAATAAAAAGATTCCTTGGCATGTCAAACTTCGACGATCATTTTAAACTTCACTTAGCTGATTGCCTCGCTAGCCACGGATCGACGGAGGCATACGATTTTATAGTTAAGAAACTGAAAGATTACAAAAAAGAAGAGCTAAAACCAAAGCCACTCCTCAATGGATACGACCTCATAGATATGGGATATCCAAGAGGCCCACTGTACTCAAAGATACTCGGTTCTTTAGAGGAGGCTCAACTCGAAGGCACTGTGACAAACAGGGAAGACGCTAAGAGTTTTATTCTAAAAGAATTTCCTTTAGAAATCTTTATGCGATATTCGAAAGAAATCGAAGATTGA
- a CDS encoding FAD-dependent thymidylate synthase, giving the protein MAEKSRLIVDEIKQYVSNLDRDIYTVSNIPEEVVAVIFAYVSRSPKSFRDNIITVIKEEQLGQERASKFHEKWVLNYGHASVAEHAAVHIGIEKVSRLFSSLLELSNEYLSFTEYSQRYQKPEKGDFYIPEEINKVPFLLNEYIELNHFLYDTYAKINDNLFEFLKMSFPVPDGKEEKAHLRAIEKIAFEDARYALNLATLTNLGMTANARAIEDTLTKLLSNKYPEARRRAKEIKEEVRFSVPTLVKYAEENKYMKETNEELEHITSSYFRSVHSNNKDDRRRRTEDHGVRLLDWTGKDTPNAEVSAIMKMINSILFEHSELRFEDIEISTKQKHLESNLVILRKAIDNLGKFDNPINAFKLINYEAEFTISEACWHQLLRHRRVNWFYKEPNVSNGITIPPNIEKSGSTELLEEATTRSEDLFEKFMNENLTQVASYVVMNAHNRCVLGKFDLWELYHLINLRMSEGAQWDIKNIIGLLAKEASKCHPNLVEPALKRVKTS; this is encoded by the coding sequence ATGGCTGAGAAAAGTCGATTAATCGTTGACGAAATAAAACAATACGTATCAAACCTCGATAGAGATATATACACGGTAAGTAATATTCCCGAAGAGGTGGTAGCCGTAATCTTTGCCTACGTGAGTAGGAGTCCAAAGAGCTTCAGAGACAATATCATAACCGTGATTAAGGAAGAACAACTCGGTCAAGAGAGAGCGAGCAAGTTTCATGAAAAATGGGTTCTTAACTACGGTCACGCCTCAGTAGCTGAGCACGCTGCGGTCCACATCGGAATAGAAAAGGTCTCGCGACTCTTCTCTTCACTCCTTGAACTTTCAAACGAGTATCTGTCCTTCACAGAATATTCGCAGAGATATCAGAAACCAGAAAAGGGAGATTTTTATATACCAGAAGAAATAAATAAAGTGCCCTTCCTACTCAACGAATATATCGAACTCAATCACTTCCTCTATGATACGTACGCGAAGATTAACGATAATCTTTTTGAGTTTCTAAAGATGAGTTTCCCAGTCCCCGATGGTAAGGAGGAAAAAGCTCATCTTAGAGCAATTGAAAAGATAGCCTTTGAGGATGCAAGATACGCACTGAATCTTGCAACCCTGACGAATTTGGGAATGACAGCGAATGCGCGCGCAATCGAAGATACTCTCACTAAGCTGTTATCTAACAAATACCCTGAGGCCAGAAGAAGAGCTAAGGAAATAAAGGAGGAGGTAAGATTCTCAGTCCCTACACTCGTAAAATACGCAGAGGAAAATAAATACATGAAAGAAACGAACGAAGAACTAGAGCATATAACTAGTTCCTACTTTAGATCAGTACACAGCAATAATAAAGATGACCGGAGACGGAGGACTGAAGACCATGGAGTCAGGCTGCTGGATTGGACTGGGAAAGACACTCCTAATGCCGAAGTAAGTGCAATTATGAAAATGATAAATTCAATCCTTTTTGAACATTCAGAACTAAGATTTGAGGACATTGAAATATCAACGAAGCAAAAGCATCTTGAGAGCAATTTAGTCATTCTTAGAAAGGCAATTGACAATCTCGGAAAGTTCGATAATCCGATAAACGCTTTTAAACTGATAAATTATGAAGCAGAGTTCACTATAAGCGAGGCTTGCTGGCATCAGCTTCTCAGACACAGGAGAGTAAACTGGTTTTATAAGGAACCGAATGTTTCAAATGGAATTACAATTCCACCAAACATTGAAAAGTCTGGATCAACCGAACTTCTTGAGGAAGCAACAACCAGGAGTGAAGATCTGTTTGAAAAATTTATGAATGAGAACCTTACACAGGTGGCAAGCTACGTAGTTATGAATGCTCATAACAGGTGTGTTTTAGGGAAATTTGATCTATGGGAACTCTATCATCTGATAAACCTCAGAATGTCAGAGGGAGCTCAATGGGATATCAAAAATATCATAGGTCTACTTGCAAAGGAAGCAAGCAAATGTCATCCGAATTTAGTGGAACCAGCCCTAAAAAGAGTGAAGACTTCATAA
- a CDS encoding OmpA family protein, giving the protein MKRDKQIILLGFPLLIVALLYLVSCATPPPTKELAAAESAVAEAKAAGAPECAPEDFAAAESALAKGRALASEFCSELEARRMLIDAKAKADEAKFKCQVVPPPPPPAPAPELKDIFFDFDKYNIRPDAAAVLDEDAQLLRDNANMTVMIEGYADIRGTPAYNLRLAQRRADSTKAYLVQLGIDPMRIQTSSGGETERFGAGTTEEAYQLNRRAHFTAMEPQAKVGARIYFKYN; this is encoded by the coding sequence ATGAAAAGGGATAAACAGATTATTTTGCTAGGTTTTCCCTTGCTAATTGTTGCATTGCTTTATCTAGTAAGCTGTGCAACCCCCCCCCCAACAAAGGAGCTTGCCGCTGCTGAATCAGCTGTTGCAGAAGCAAAAGCAGCAGGAGCCCCTGAATGCGCACCTGAAGACTTTGCTGCTGCAGAAAGTGCACTGGCCAAGGGTAGAGCGCTCGCTAGTGAATTTTGTAGTGAATTAGAAGCCCGAAGGATGCTCATCGATGCAAAAGCTAAGGCAGATGAGGCAAAGTTTAAATGCCAAGTAGTACCACCGCCACCCCCGCCGGCTCCTGCGCCTGAATTGAAGGATATATTCTTTGATTTTGATAAGTACAACATTAGACCTGATGCAGCCGCAGTTCTTGACGAGGATGCTCAACTCCTTCGAGACAACGCGAATATGACGGTTATGATCGAGGGTTACGCGGATATTAGGGGTACTCCTGCATATAACTTAAGGCTTGCTCAAAGGAGAGCTGATTCAACAAAGGCTTATTTGGTCCAGCTAGGAATTGATCCAATGAGGATACAGACTTCAAGTGGTGGTGAAACAGAGAGGTTTGGTGCTGGCACAACTGAAGAGGCCTATCAGCTAAACAGAAGGGCACACTTTACTGCCATGGAGCCTCAAGCGAAAGTAGGGGCCAGGATTTACTTTAAATATAATTAA
- a CDS encoding ATP synthase subunit I yields MTSTAMNITKSLTLGRVEKSGIVVTGILVLVNLILGSQALALGVAVGGLLVIANFLAIRLLVGALIGKAYTKWYSIFILLLKMLVLVALVVIFFLFTKLNIYGFFIGVSGVVIVIIGESLRGNKDGAL; encoded by the coding sequence ATGACATCGACAGCAATGAACATAACTAAGAGCTTAACTCTTGGGAGGGTTGAGAAGAGTGGCATAGTTGTTACTGGGATTCTCGTTTTGGTAAATTTGATCCTTGGTTCCCAAGCGCTGGCACTAGGAGTGGCTGTTGGTGGTTTGTTAGTAATTGCAAATTTTTTGGCTATTAGATTGCTAGTTGGTGCTCTAATAGGTAAAGCGTACACAAAATGGTACAGCATTTTTATCCTGTTGCTCAAGATGTTAGTTCTTGTCGCTTTGGTTGTCATATTTTTTCTTTTTACAAAACTTAATATCTATGGTTTTTTTATAGGGGTTTCAGGTGTAGTAATAGTAATTATTGGAGAAAGCCTCAGAGGAAATAAGGATGGAGCATTATAG
- the atpB gene encoding F0F1 ATP synthase subunit A, translated as MEHYSWFTLLGLEQYDPVFGAILVVLFLIFSGLKIKKSLSNKDSILPDEKFSIRNIFEILSIDFLLDLLTGIFGSRHHAKMYFPLLATSFFFILFANLLGLIPGFLSPTGNYNTPVACALVIFVMYNFYGFKENGIGYLKHFMGPMIYLAPLMIIIEVISHLVRPLSLSLRLFWNMTGDHLVLGIFTSLTHLVIPAVFIALGIFVSFLQAFIFTILSAIYIALSISHEHSEI; from the coding sequence ATGGAGCATTATAGCTGGTTTACATTACTTGGATTGGAGCAGTATGATCCAGTTTTTGGCGCGATATTGGTAGTACTTTTTCTGATCTTCTCCGGTTTGAAGATAAAGAAGAGTCTATCCAACAAAGATTCGATTCTTCCAGATGAGAAGTTTTCTATAAGGAATATTTTTGAGATCTTGAGTATAGATTTTCTACTTGACCTATTGACAGGTATATTTGGATCTCGTCATCATGCGAAGATGTATTTCCCACTGTTAGCCACGTCGTTCTTCTTCATCCTCTTTGCCAACCTGCTTGGATTGATCCCTGGATTTCTTTCACCAACTGGAAATTATAATACGCCGGTTGCCTGTGCACTCGTTATTTTTGTCATGTATAACTTTTATGGATTTAAGGAGAATGGTATCGGTTATCTGAAGCATTTTATGGGTCCTATGATTTATCTGGCCCCATTGATGATTATTATAGAGGTTATCAGTCATCTCGTGCGGCCTTTATCGCTGTCATTGAGGCTCTTTTGGAATATGACGGGCGATCACCTGGTCTTGGGGATTTTCACGAGTCTTACACATCTTGTCATCCCTGCAGTATTTATCGCCCTTGGGATTTTTGTATCATTTCTTCAGGCTTTTATTTTTACTATTCTTTCAGCTATTTATATAGCACTTTCTATATCACATGAACATTCGGAGATATGA
- the hemL gene encoding glutamate-1-semialdehyde 2,1-aminomutase has protein sequence MRLKTIKSSRLQKIAERIMPGGVNSPVRSYRAVGGTPIFISRGKGANVYDEDGQKYIDYISSWGPLILGHAYPDVVTAIKKAAENGTSFGASCEKEVELSKLIVKTYPSIDMVRMTSSGTEATMSAVRVARAFTGRDLIVKFEGCYHGHADYLLVKAGSGATTFGTPSSPGVPKGFTANTLLARFNDIGSVQRLFRKHKDKIAAIIIEPVAANMGVVTPVVGFLESLRTITEDHGALLIFDEVISGFRLGLGGAQETYGVTPDLTCLGKIIGGGLPVGAYGGKREIMKLVAPIGPVYQAGTLSGNPLAMAAGISTINGLRKKGTYEKLNEMTRQLVEGVDNILKKHGITARINSIGSMFTIFFTDSDVVDYDSALKSDTKIYARFFKSLLKGGIMFPPSQFEAVFVSLAHTESDIDMTLKAFSRVAKSL, from the coding sequence ATGAGACTGAAAACTATTAAATCAAGTAGATTACAAAAAATTGCGGAACGTATAATGCCAGGCGGTGTGAACAGTCCCGTTCGTTCATATAGGGCTGTAGGTGGCACACCGATATTTATATCAAGGGGAAAAGGCGCAAATGTATATGATGAGGATGGACAAAAATATATAGATTACATTTCATCTTGGGGACCTCTAATCCTGGGACATGCTTACCCGGATGTCGTCACAGCGATAAAAAAAGCTGCTGAGAATGGGACAAGTTTTGGAGCTTCATGCGAAAAAGAAGTAGAGCTTTCAAAATTGATCGTAAAAACTTATCCCTCAATTGATATGGTTCGAATGACCAGTTCAGGCACGGAAGCGACAATGAGCGCCGTTCGGGTGGCAAGGGCATTTACTGGTCGTGATTTAATTGTAAAGTTTGAAGGATGTTACCATGGTCATGCAGATTACCTTCTCGTGAAGGCGGGATCAGGTGCGACTACATTCGGAACCCCTTCCAGCCCTGGGGTGCCAAAGGGTTTTACTGCGAATACGCTTCTGGCGAGGTTCAATGATATTGGGTCGGTACAACGGCTTTTTAGGAAGCATAAAGACAAAATAGCTGCAATAATAATTGAACCGGTAGCGGCGAATATGGGAGTTGTAACACCTGTCGTTGGGTTTTTGGAATCGTTAAGAACGATTACTGAGGATCATGGTGCATTGCTTATATTTGATGAGGTCATTAGTGGATTCAGGCTGGGTCTTGGAGGGGCTCAAGAGACGTATGGCGTAACACCGGATCTAACTTGCCTCGGTAAAATTATCGGAGGTGGTCTTCCCGTAGGTGCCTATGGTGGGAAAAGAGAAATAATGAAGTTGGTTGCACCTATAGGTCCGGTTTACCAGGCAGGAACACTCTCGGGAAATCCGCTTGCAATGGCGGCGGGGATATCGACTATAAATGGTCTTCGAAAAAAGGGGACCTATGAGAAACTAAATGAAATGACTCGGCAACTCGTTGAAGGTGTGGATAATATCTTAAAAAAACACGGTATAACTGCCAGGATAAATTCGATAGGGTCTATGTTCACTATCTTTTTCACAGACTCAGATGTTGTTGATTATGATAGCGCTTTAAAGTCTGATACAAAAATTTATGCCAGGTTCTTTAAAAGCTTATTAAAGGGTGGTATTATGTTTCCGCCTTCTCAGTTTGAAGCGGTGTTTGTATCACTTGCTCATACAGAATCGGATATTGATATGACTCTAAAGGCCTTCTCAAGAGTGGCGAAATCACTTTAA